A DNA window from Prochlorococcus marinus str. GP2 contains the following coding sequences:
- the hpf gene encoding ribosome hibernation-promoting factor, HPF/YfiA family has translation MKILIHGKNLELTGALKEYTEAKIEKATHHYKDIVKEADIHLSIEKNPRVSFQTAEVTIFANGTIIRAEEKTENLYSSIDLVSNKLCRKLRKYKERNNKTIHNKQFKNKDSLPIESMESNFLDKALIREGMEASLPEPSIKNKYFEMTPISSEEARKQLDLIDHDFYVFRNKKNNELQVIYKRNHGGYGLIQSK, from the coding sequence ATGAAAATTTTAATCCATGGAAAGAATCTTGAGCTCACTGGAGCATTAAAAGAATATACTGAGGCAAAGATAGAAAAAGCAACACATCACTATAAGGATATCGTTAAAGAAGCTGACATACACCTTTCAATTGAAAAGAATCCAAGAGTCTCGTTCCAAACTGCAGAAGTTACTATTTTTGCAAATGGTACCATAATTAGAGCTGAAGAAAAAACTGAAAATCTATACTCAAGCATTGATTTAGTTTCAAATAAACTTTGTAGAAAATTACGCAAATACAAAGAAAGAAACAATAAAACAATTCATAATAAACAATTTAAAAATAAAGATTCTTTACCAATTGAAAGTATGGAATCAAATTTTTTAGATAAAGCTTTAATTAGGGAAGGAATGGAAGCAAGTCTGCCTGAGCCATCTATAAAAAATAAATACTTTGAAATGACTCCAATTTCATCAGAGGAAGCAAGAAAACAATTAGATCTAATTGATCATGATTTTTATGTTTTTCGAAACAAGAAAAATAATGAACTTCAAGTTATATATAAAAGGAATCATGGGGGTTATGGATTGATTCAATCTAAATAA
- a CDS encoding PII-interacting protein PipX family protein yields MSSERYLNHPTFGMLYQVSPGNDGRDIYATLYAQKMFFSVEVRQREVFFEVIPYLDARSQAELNLQKARRKGSEELTKWENLFTQTFL; encoded by the coding sequence TTGAGTTCAGAACGTTATTTAAACCACCCAACATTTGGCATGTTGTACCAAGTCTCTCCAGGAAATGATGGAAGAGATATTTATGCGACTTTATATGCCCAAAAAATGTTTTTTTCAGTTGAAGTTAGACAGAGAGAAGTTTTTTTTGAAGTCATACCTTATTTAGATGCTAGAAGTCAGGCCGAATTAAACCTTCAAAAAGCAAGAAGAAAAGGATCTGAAGAGCTAACTAAATGGGAGAATTTATTCACACAAACTTTCTTATAA
- the proC gene encoding pyrroline-5-carboxylate reductase, with protein sequence MTHKIAIIGFGNIAKAIVTPLLDKKLIQPENVYCVVNSEKSLENIKKNYKYKINVYKSSSKDSKVIWDCQVKLLSIKPQNFNDISELHDIKGKDSLLVSILAGVSLNRLTQKFPNHKCVRVVTNIPITVGKGLTGIAWGEEITKDQKQMTKKLFENTSKVYEFSEDYLDTFLALTSSGPAIIALIIEALSDGGLSGGLPKKLSEELVIEMIIGTIILIKESKITISELKNLVTSPGGTTISALRVLEKKSIRSALIESIVSASNRSKEFR encoded by the coding sequence GTGACTCATAAAATTGCGATTATTGGTTTTGGAAATATTGCAAAGGCTATAGTTACGCCTCTATTAGATAAAAAATTAATTCAACCAGAGAATGTTTATTGCGTTGTTAATTCAGAAAAAAGTCTAGAAAATATAAAAAAAAATTATAAATATAAAATTAATGTTTATAAATCAAGTTCTAAAGACTCAAAAGTAATTTGGGATTGTCAAGTTAAACTACTCTCTATAAAACCGCAAAATTTTAATGATATAAGTGAGCTTCATGATATTAAAGGGAAAGACAGTTTATTAGTTTCAATTCTTGCAGGAGTTTCATTAAATAGACTAACTCAAAAATTTCCAAATCATAAATGTGTGAGGGTTGTTACAAATATTCCAATAACTGTTGGAAAAGGTTTAACAGGAATTGCATGGGGTGAAGAAATTACAAAAGATCAGAAACAAATGACAAAAAAATTATTTGAAAATACTAGTAAGGTATACGAATTTTCTGAAGATTACCTTGATACATTTTTAGCATTAACTTCATCAGGGCCAGCAATAATTGCTTTGATTATTGAAGCATTAAGTGATGGAGGTTTGAGTGGTGGATTACCAAAAAAACTTTCAGAAGAACTAGTGATTGAGATGATAATTGGAACTATCATTTTAATTAAAGAGAGTAAAATAACTATTTCGGAGCTTAAAAATTTAGTCACTTCTCCAGGTGGGACAACTATTTCTGCTTTAAGAGTATTAGAAAAAAAGAGTATAAGGTCAGCATTAATTGAATCAATAGTTTCAGCTAGTAATAGAAGTAAAGAGTTTCGTTAG
- a CDS encoding AMP-binding protein, whose product MGDLAYWPAAKPLSKKNTFAKNRDFIKNLDHIDQIWEKLKFKCGDTLAVCDLRGKYKEKFSYSELADLITKVSFSFENYGLKKGDVVTVISENSPRWLAVDQGLMRLGAINAVRGINSPSVELDYIIGHSNSVGLIVQSKEIWLKLNNKEELKKRLKFIINLEDEQFESLISWSTFISSVEKENSQNNNLEKFNPEIDDVATILYTSGTTGKPKGVPLTHANFLHQIINLAYIADPEPGTSVLSVLPIWHSYERSAEYFFFSCGCSQYYTIPKFLKDDITQIKPVVMATVPRLWEAIHDGFFQALKKMPSKKQKLIKFLISNSSVFKRSLRKIRNIDIKQTTFKSKIPLLGSVISRYPLHKLSTIFLWPNILRQLCGEKLKFPINGGGALPEHVDLFFESLGVDVLVGYGLTETSPVLTCRRRELNVRGSSGQPLSFTEIKIVSDDKKKILKFREVGKILVKGPQVMKGYLNNEIATNDVLSKDGWFDTGDLGFLIPNGSLFITGRAKDTIVLSSGENIEPNPLETEILSSEFINQIQLVGQDKKCLTALVVPNVELVKSKFLEEDLPKLNLNKKIGTFFKSQINNLLKSRLGARSEEQILDCYFVDAFTLENGLLTQTLKQKRKEIEKKYSLQIENMYENKFSKKI is encoded by the coding sequence ATGGGTGATTTAGCGTATTGGCCTGCAGCCAAACCTCTTTCTAAAAAAAATACATTTGCCAAAAATAGAGATTTTATTAAGAACCTTGATCATATAGATCAAATTTGGGAAAAATTAAAATTTAAATGTGGTGATACTTTAGCTGTTTGCGATTTAAGAGGGAAATACAAAGAAAAATTTTCTTATTCTGAGCTAGCTGATTTAATAACAAAAGTCTCTTTTTCTTTCGAAAATTATGGTTTAAAAAAGGGGGATGTAGTTACTGTAATATCTGAAAATTCTCCAAGATGGCTAGCAGTAGATCAAGGCTTAATGCGTTTAGGAGCTATAAATGCAGTGAGAGGTATTAATTCTCCTTCAGTAGAATTAGACTATATTATTGGGCACTCTAATTCAGTAGGACTAATAGTTCAATCTAAGGAAATTTGGCTAAAGTTAAACAACAAAGAAGAATTAAAAAAAAGACTCAAATTTATAATCAATTTAGAAGATGAACAATTTGAAAGTTTAATAAGTTGGAGTACATTCATAAGTTCAGTAGAAAAAGAAAATTCACAAAATAATAATCTTGAAAAATTTAATCCAGAAATTGATGACGTCGCTACTATTCTTTACACTTCTGGGACAACCGGAAAACCTAAAGGTGTGCCTCTGACTCATGCAAATTTTTTACATCAAATAATCAATTTAGCCTATATCGCTGATCCAGAACCAGGGACCTCTGTATTAAGTGTTTTGCCTATCTGGCATTCTTATGAGAGAAGTGCTGAATACTTCTTTTTTTCATGCGGTTGTTCTCAATACTATACAATTCCAAAATTTCTTAAAGATGATATTACACAAATAAAACCTGTTGTCATGGCTACTGTACCGAGACTATGGGAAGCAATACATGATGGTTTTTTTCAGGCTTTGAAAAAAATGCCTTCCAAAAAGCAAAAACTTATTAAGTTTTTGATAAGTAATAGTTCGGTTTTTAAAAGAAGTCTTAGAAAGATAAGAAATATAGATATAAAACAAACAACTTTTAAATCAAAAATACCTTTACTGGGTTCTGTTATTAGCCGATACCCTTTACATAAATTGTCTACTATTTTTTTATGGCCGAATATTCTTAGACAACTATGCGGAGAAAAACTGAAATTTCCCATCAACGGTGGAGGTGCATTGCCAGAACATGTAGATCTTTTTTTTGAATCTTTAGGTGTAGATGTTTTGGTGGGATATGGCCTCACAGAAACTAGTCCAGTATTAACTTGTAGGAGAAGAGAATTAAATGTTAGAGGATCATCTGGGCAGCCTCTTTCATTTACTGAAATCAAAATAGTGAGTGATGATAAAAAAAAGATTCTGAAGTTCAGAGAAGTCGGGAAAATTCTTGTTAAGGGGCCGCAAGTAATGAAAGGTTATCTTAATAATGAAATAGCTACAAATGATGTTTTATCCAAGGATGGTTGGTTTGATACTGGTGATTTAGGTTTTCTAATACCAAATGGTTCTCTCTTTATAACCGGAAGAGCCAAGGATACAATAGTGCTATCAAGTGGTGAAAATATAGAACCGAATCCCCTAGAGACTGAAATTCTTAGTTCTGAATTTATTAATCAGATTCAATTAGTAGGACAAGATAAGAAATGTTTAACAGCTCTCGTAGTTCCTAATGTCGAATTGGTTAAAAGCAAGTTTTTGGAAGAAGACCTTCCAAAATTAAACCTGAATAAGAAAATTGGTACATTTTTCAAATCACAAATTAATAATTTGCTTAAAAGTCGATTAGGAGCAAGATCAGAAGAACAAATATTAGATTGTTATTTTGTTGATGCCTTTACTCTAGAAAATGGGTTATTAACACAAACTCTTAAACAAAAAAGAAAAGAAATAGAAAAAAAGTATTCATTACAAATAGAAAATATGTATGAAAACAAATTTAGTAAGAAAATTTGA
- a CDS encoding dihydrolipoamide acetyltransferase family protein translates to MSHEIFMPALSSTMTEGKIVEWLKNPGDKVERGESVLVVESDKADMDVESFQDGYLAAVLMPAGSTAPVGETIGLIVENEDEIASVQEQNKGKQPEVSSSDQLELVSNKTEEKPVIQSEIVEKQEKEVVLKSEKPVPSFNTDQINAATSNVSSRVIASPRAKKLASQMGVDLAKVHGSGPHGRIQADDILKANGQPVSIPWIGEGGSPASIPGANLEVESKPETSGNSFGNPGETVQFNTLQKAVNKNMESSLEVPCFRVGYSINTDKLDNFYKKVKQNGVTMTALLVKAVAKTLKKHPQVNSSFSENGISYPENINIAVAVAMEDGGLITPVLKEPCNTDLFELSREWKDLVKRSRSKQLEPDEYSTGTFTLSNLGMFGVDRFDAILPPGTGAILAIASSKPTVVANSDGSISVKKIMQVNLTADHRVIYGADGASFLKDLASLIEDKPETLVS, encoded by the coding sequence ATGTCTCACGAAATATTCATGCCTGCCTTGAGTTCTACTATGACAGAGGGCAAGATTGTGGAATGGTTGAAAAATCCAGGAGATAAAGTCGAAAGAGGTGAATCTGTCTTGGTTGTTGAATCTGACAAGGCAGATATGGATGTTGAATCTTTTCAAGATGGATATCTTGCGGCTGTTTTAATGCCTGCTGGCAGCACTGCACCCGTAGGAGAGACTATCGGTCTTATTGTAGAAAATGAGGATGAGATAGCTTCTGTTCAAGAACAAAATAAAGGAAAACAACCCGAAGTTTCTAGTTCGGATCAACTTGAATTGGTAAGTAATAAAACTGAAGAAAAACCTGTGATTCAAAGTGAAATTGTTGAAAAACAAGAAAAAGAAGTCGTATTAAAGAGTGAAAAGCCTGTACCATCTTTTAATACCGATCAAATTAATGCAGCTACAAGTAATGTTTCTTCGAGGGTGATTGCATCTCCAAGAGCTAAAAAACTTGCCTCTCAAATGGGCGTTGATTTAGCAAAGGTTCATGGATCCGGACCTCACGGAAGGATTCAAGCCGATGATATTTTAAAAGCTAATGGCCAACCAGTCTCTATACCATGGATAGGTGAAGGGGGTTCTCCTGCAAGTATACCTGGTGCAAATTTGGAAGTTGAAAGTAAACCAGAAACTTCAGGAAATAGTTTTGGTAATCCTGGAGAAACAGTTCAATTTAATACTCTTCAGAAAGCGGTAAATAAAAATATGGAATCTAGTTTAGAGGTGCCATGTTTTAGGGTGGGTTATTCCATTAACACAGATAAATTAGATAATTTCTACAAAAAAGTAAAACAGAACGGAGTTACTATGACTGCTTTACTAGTAAAGGCAGTTGCAAAGACACTAAAGAAACATCCTCAAGTTAACTCAAGTTTTTCAGAGAATGGAATTTCTTATCCAGAAAATATAAATATTGCTGTTGCTGTTGCGATGGAAGATGGTGGACTAATAACTCCAGTTTTAAAAGAACCATGCAATACTGATTTATTTGAATTGTCAAGGGAATGGAAAGATCTCGTAAAAAGATCAAGATCAAAACAATTAGAACCTGATGAATACTCAACGGGAACCTTCACTTTATCTAACCTTGGGATGTTTGGAGTTGATAGATTTGACGCAATTCTTCCTCCAGGAACCGGTGCTATTTTAGCCATAGCATCATCGAAACCAACCGTTGTTGCTAATAGTGATGGTTCAATATCTGTTAAAAAAATAATGCAAGTAAATCTAACAGCTGATCATAGAGTGATCTATGGAGCTGATGGAGCTTCATTCTTAAAAGACTTGGCTTCCCTAATTGAAGATAAGCCAGAGACTCTTGTCTCCTAA
- a CDS encoding glycosyltransferase family 4 protein: protein MVHIAWLGKKSPFCGNVTYGNSTTKELKARGHKISFIHFDNPSSSNSSNPLFLANDPDVSLPYLIKSQVYTIPSPRAEKELRISLEKLKPDIVHASLTLSPLDFRLPELCNEINVPLIGTFHPPFDAKNRNLTASTQQLTYQLYAPSLAKFDKVIIFSEPQKNVLEKLGVPKEKQIIIPNGVDENMWKPFGEKSKKYDQVKNKLGNERIFLYMGRIANEKNIEALLRSWRQTKTQNCKLVIVGDGPMKPTLENSFSNLGNEKLIWWGAELDLEIRIAIMQIAEVFFLPSLVEGLSLSLLEAMSAGTACIATDAGADGEVLDKGAGIVISTDNVAAQLKTIIPILVEHPSFTKDLGEKARERVIERYTITKNINSLENVYMNLKDNYKT from the coding sequence GTGGTTCATATTGCCTGGTTAGGGAAAAAATCCCCTTTTTGTGGAAATGTAACTTATGGTAATTCAACTACTAAGGAATTAAAGGCCAGAGGTCATAAAATTAGCTTTATTCATTTCGACAATCCCTCTAGTTCAAATTCATCAAACCCATTATTTCTTGCAAATGATCCTGATGTAAGTCTCCCATATTTAATTAAATCTCAAGTTTATACAATACCCTCGCCAAGGGCAGAAAAAGAGCTAAGGATATCATTGGAAAAATTAAAACCTGACATAGTACATGCTAGCCTAACTTTATCTCCTTTAGACTTTAGACTTCCAGAGCTTTGTAATGAAATTAATGTTCCTCTTATAGGAACATTTCATCCACCATTTGATGCTAAAAATAGAAATCTAACTGCGAGCACTCAACAATTAACATATCAACTTTATGCTCCATCTTTAGCAAAGTTCGATAAAGTAATAATTTTTTCTGAACCTCAAAAAAATGTTCTTGAGAAATTAGGAGTACCTAAAGAAAAACAAATAATTATTCCAAACGGCGTTGATGAAAATATGTGGAAACCTTTTGGCGAAAAAAGTAAAAAATATGATCAAGTAAAAAACAAACTTGGAAACGAAAGAATCTTTTTATATATGGGAAGGATTGCAAATGAGAAAAATATCGAGGCACTTTTACGTTCTTGGCGCCAAACAAAAACTCAAAATTGCAAATTAGTTATTGTTGGTGATGGACCAATGAAGCCAACACTTGAAAATAGTTTTTCTAACCTTGGCAATGAGAAATTAATTTGGTGGGGTGCCGAATTAGATTTAGAAATTAGGATAGCAATAATGCAAATAGCAGAAGTGTTTTTCTTACCAAGTTTAGTAGAAGGTTTATCACTATCACTTTTAGAGGCAATGTCAGCTGGTACTGCTTGTATAGCTACAGATGCCGGAGCTGATGGCGAAGTTTTAGATAAAGGAGCAGGAATAGTAATTTCAACTGATAATGTAGCAGCACAGCTAAAAACTATAATTCCAATTCTTGTGGAACATCCTTCATTTACAAAAGATCTTGGTGAAAAAGCTAGAGAACGAGTAATTGAGAGATATACAATTACTAAAAATATAAATTCGCTTGAGAATGTCTATATGAACTTAAAAGATAATTATAAAACCTAA
- the lipB gene encoding lipoyl(octanoyl) transferase LipB encodes MDNRTAIIKQPDNISSFNDVYKLQKEYQEALILDNSKPDFIWIGEHQLCYTLGRGSNYDNLLFSLNDAEYDVFKIDRGGEVTCHMPGQLVTYLVLDLKNFNKDLNWYLRKIEEIIIKILGAFNIDCHSRKGFTGVWIGNKKIASIGIGCKRWITINGFSINVDCELENFNKIVPCGIENCLMANMIDYNKNLNTQEVKRIVKKTIEEEFNFDFISK; translated from the coding sequence ATGGATAATAGAACAGCAATAATTAAACAACCTGATAATATTTCTTCTTTTAATGATGTTTATAAATTACAAAAAGAATATCAGGAGGCATTGATTTTAGATAATTCTAAGCCTGATTTTATTTGGATAGGGGAGCATCAACTCTGTTATACATTGGGGAGAGGATCTAATTACGATAATTTACTATTTTCTCTAAATGATGCTGAATATGATGTTTTTAAGATTGATAGAGGTGGTGAGGTAACTTGTCACATGCCAGGACAATTAGTAACGTATTTGGTTTTAGATTTGAAAAATTTTAATAAAGATTTAAATTGGTACTTAAGAAAAATTGAAGAAATTATTATAAAAATCCTTGGAGCTTTTAATATAGATTGTCACTCTAGAAAAGGGTTTACTGGTGTTTGGATAGGAAATAAGAAAATCGCATCAATTGGAATTGGGTGTAAAAGATGGATTACGATAAATGGATTTTCAATCAATGTTGACTGCGAATTAGAAAACTTTAATAAGATTGTTCCTTGCGGAATAGAAAATTGTCTTATGGCAAATATGATTGATTACAACAAAAATTTAAATACTCAAGAAGTCAAGAGAATTGTTAAAAAAACCATCGAGGAAGAATTTAATTTTGATTTTATATCAAAATAG
- the recO gene encoding DNA repair protein RecO gives MSGSGEWRLKGLCIKASPLGENDRLITMLTDEQGIVRLAVPGARRPKSSLAAATPLTYLSLQIFGKRNLKSVRQIKILKSYSGLGKNIECLAAAQAITELTFLLVGNNDKQQDYLSCVLAHLDRIYLYKESQEEDIKMLSMSIQSLIHLLAIGGINLPIHHCCKTGEPIIPPLGNWEWNCYYLPSEGFSSIEDPQSNLKINASEVALLQRLLFPELPIKSNGELLGPKKVWLKILFIIETWISTQLEKELSSLKMLREIYS, from the coding sequence ATGTCTGGTTCTGGTGAGTGGAGACTAAAGGGTCTCTGTATTAAAGCTTCTCCATTAGGCGAGAATGACAGATTAATAACTATGCTTACCGATGAGCAAGGGATTGTTAGATTAGCGGTACCTGGTGCTAGGCGGCCTAAAAGTAGTCTTGCCGCAGCTACTCCTTTAACATATTTAAGTCTGCAGATTTTTGGGAAAAGAAATCTTAAATCTGTACGTCAAATAAAAATATTAAAAAGCTATTCTGGTCTAGGAAAAAATATTGAATGTCTTGCAGCCGCACAAGCAATAACTGAATTAACATTTTTATTAGTAGGTAATAATGACAAGCAACAAGACTATTTATCTTGCGTTCTTGCACATCTTGATAGAATTTATTTATATAAAGAGTCTCAAGAAGAAGATATTAAAATGCTCTCAATGAGTATTCAATCTTTAATCCATCTATTAGCCATCGGGGGTATTAATTTACCAATTCATCATTGTTGTAAAACTGGAGAACCTATTATTCCACCTTTAGGGAATTGGGAGTGGAATTGTTATTATTTGCCAAGTGAAGGGTTTTCATCCATAGAAGATCCTCAAAGTAATCTAAAAATAAATGCATCTGAAGTCGCTCTATTACAGAGACTTCTTTTCCCAGAATTACCAATAAAATCTAATGGAGAGTTGTTGGGTCCCAAAAAAGTCTGGCTCAAAATATTATTCATTATTGAGACATGGATCTCTACTCAATTAGAGAAGGAGCTATCTTCACTAAAAATGTTGAGAGAAATATATAGTTAG
- a CDS encoding YlqD family protein, translating to METKNSISIKRSIAIKAVVTPTWKEDAEKELSKAISNIDRQLSQLEQEGQQIVNNIRSQSVNPLDPRVQEQVSQVQQQVAAKRNEIEEQKRNLLQQQSQVRELKMDEIVDQGQVDSFCDVTVGDNLIEKMQVSITVKDGVIQSIDNN from the coding sequence ATGGAAACAAAAAACTCAATATCTATAAAGCGCTCAATAGCTATTAAAGCTGTAGTTACACCAACTTGGAAGGAAGATGCTGAAAAAGAATTAAGTAAAGCAATTTCAAACATTGATCGGCAGTTATCGCAACTGGAGCAAGAGGGGCAGCAAATAGTAAATAATATTAGATCCCAATCGGTTAATCCCCTAGATCCAAGAGTTCAAGAACAGGTTAGTCAGGTGCAACAACAAGTCGCAGCAAAACGAAATGAAATTGAAGAACAAAAAAGAAATCTTCTTCAACAACAGAGTCAAGTTCGCGAATTAAAAATGGACGAAATTGTTGATCAAGGGCAAGTGGATAGTTTCTGTGATGTCACTGTGGGAGACAATCTTATTGAAAAAATGCAAGTATCGATTACGGTTAAGGATGGAGTTATTCAATCTATAGATAATAATTAA
- a CDS encoding YggS family pyridoxal phosphate-dependent enzyme — protein sequence MNLSNYLKLKNKIPSNVNILAVSKGFKSQEIKTIQNIGQNDFGESKFQEAYEKQLILKDLQQINWHFIGRIQSNKIRKIVQNFKYIHSVDSFEKLHKISNISCEEKKNPLIMLQVKFSNDPNKGGFNPELLILKWREIQELKNISISGLMTINPKGISSKENLELFKKCRSLADSLQLPDCSMGMSGDWQEAIEAGSTWLRLGSLIFGERA from the coding sequence GTGAATCTTTCAAATTATTTAAAATTAAAAAATAAAATCCCATCAAATGTAAATATCCTTGCAGTGAGTAAAGGATTTAAAAGTCAAGAAATCAAGACTATTCAAAATATAGGTCAGAATGATTTTGGTGAGAGTAAGTTTCAAGAAGCATATGAGAAACAATTAATCCTTAAAGACCTTCAACAAATAAATTGGCACTTTATTGGACGAATACAAAGTAACAAAATAAGGAAAATAGTACAAAATTTTAAATATATTCATTCAGTAGATTCATTTGAAAAATTGCATAAGATTTCAAATATTTCATGTGAAGAAAAAAAAAATCCATTGATAATGTTGCAGGTTAAATTTAGTAATGACCCTAATAAAGGAGGTTTTAATCCTGAACTTTTAATATTGAAATGGAGAGAAATTCAAGAATTAAAAAATATTTCAATATCTGGTTTAATGACTATTAATCCTAAAGGAATAAGCTCTAAAGAAAATTTAGAATTGTTTAAAAAATGTAGATCACTTGCCGATTCACTTCAACTGCCAGATTGTTCAATGGGCATGTCAGGGGATTGGCAGGAAGCGATTGAAGCTGGTTCAACTTGGTTAAGATTAGGATCATTGATATTTGGAGAAAGAGCCTAA
- a CDS encoding cell division protein SepF has product MSLISKLKAVVAGDEYLEDDFDDLDYASEDELNEINDFKQGSRNSNALANSNPFDFMNNNRSSKVVGMPGISNSTEVSLMEPRSFDEMPQAIQALRERKTVILNLTMMDPDQAQRAVDFIAGGTYAIDGHQERVGESIFLFAPSCVNVTSSSPEEASPSNVPSNSKPKYSLGNNTAPEPAWGDSKLSAFS; this is encoded by the coding sequence GTGTCACTTATTTCTAAATTAAAAGCAGTTGTTGCAGGGGATGAGTATCTCGAAGATGATTTTGATGATTTAGATTATGCATCAGAAGATGAATTAAATGAAATTAACGATTTCAAACAAGGTTCAAGAAATTCAAATGCTCTTGCAAATTCAAATCCGTTCGATTTTATGAATAACAATAGATCATCAAAAGTGGTTGGAATGCCAGGTATCTCAAACTCAACAGAAGTAAGTTTAATGGAACCTAGAAGTTTTGATGAAATGCCTCAAGCCATACAAGCATTGAGAGAGAGAAAAACTGTAATTCTAAATTTAACTATGATGGATCCTGATCAGGCCCAAAGAGCAGTTGATTTTATTGCTGGGGGAACGTATGCAATTGATGGGCATCAAGAGAGAGTGGGTGAAAGTATTTTTCTTTTTGCTCCAAGTTGTGTAAATGTAACTAGCTCATCTCCAGAAGAAGCTTCTCCTTCTAATGTGCCTTCAAATAGTAAACCAAAATATAGTTTGGGAAATAACACAGCTCCTGAACCAGCATGGGGTGATTCTAAATTAAGTGCTTTTTCATGA
- a CDS encoding deoxyribose-phosphate aldolase, which translates to MPNIEYELNEKIHAIIINPYLSWEDFCVNCDLIRKYNIKNISTSLNYLTDLKNCLGNYSANINALISYPLADLPVSFIEELVCFAKDKGAKGIEYIPNFINLSKRNLETFAAEIEQVKLSGLPVSIIINKSKLQEEVFTNAIEICLELGIKNFQFGDGFGSPLTSSDFPEILKKTGSQNQIKVVGGIKKLTQVIDLLDIGISCVGTSNFCEIFEEVNLI; encoded by the coding sequence ATGCCCAATATTGAATATGAATTAAACGAGAAAATTCATGCGATTATTATTAACCCTTATTTATCGTGGGAAGATTTCTGTGTGAATTGCGATTTAATAAGAAAATACAATATCAAAAATATTTCTACTTCACTAAATTATTTAACTGATCTTAAAAACTGTTTGGGTAATTACAGTGCGAATATAAACGCACTTATTTCATACCCTTTAGCAGATTTACCAGTTTCATTTATTGAAGAATTAGTTTGTTTTGCAAAAGATAAGGGTGCCAAAGGAATTGAATATATCCCAAACTTTATCAATTTATCCAAAAGAAATTTAGAAACTTTCGCTGCTGAAATTGAGCAAGTTAAATTATCTGGATTACCAGTTTCAATAATCATAAATAAATCAAAACTACAAGAAGAAGTTTTTACTAATGCGATAGAAATATGTTTGGAATTAGGAATAAAAAATTTTCAGTTTGGGGACGGGTTTGGGTCTCCTCTTACATCTAGTGATTTCCCCGAAATACTAAAAAAAACAGGCTCACAAAATCAAATCAAAGTTGTAGGTGGCATAAAAAAACTGACGCAAGTAATTGATTTGTTGGATATTGGAATTAGTTGCGTGGGAACTTCCAATTTTTGTGAAATTTTTGAAGAAGTTAACTTAATTTAA